In the Brassica napus cultivar Da-Ae chromosome A7, Da-Ae, whole genome shotgun sequence genome, one interval contains:
- the LOC125576123 gene encoding beta-galactosidase 15-like encodes MWTENWTGWFKQWGGKNPHRTTEDVAFSVARFFQRGGTFNNYYMYHGGTNFDRTAGGPYITTSYDYDAPLDEYGNLSQPKYGHLKQLHDVLHSIEKTLTYGNISTIDFGNSASATIYKTEEGSSCFFGNGNENSDATISFQGESYVVPAWSVTILPDCKNEAYNTAKITTQTSMMVKKPNEAEDTPSTLKWSWRPENMDNFLLKGKGESTQTQLFDQKVVTNDQSDYLWYMTTVKFKKRDPFVGKTMSLRINSTAHVLHVFVNGNIIGYQHAENGKFNYVFEKDVKFKSGRNVIALLSITVGLANYGAFFESKPAGITGPIFITGINGDESIVKDLSAHKWSYKTGLNGFDNQLFRTEAMSKWSVENVPFNRTMTWYKATFKSPLGNDPVVVDLMGLGKGTAWVNGNNIGRYWPSFISSENGCDAKCNYRGAYHAEKCLTNCGEPTQRWYHVPRSFLNAEGDNTLVLFEEMGGNPSLVSFQTTRVGSVCANVYEKTIIELSCNRKPISAIKFASFGNPDGNCGSFEKGTCESSKNTADILTQECVGKEKCSIDVSTEKFGAPDCSGAPRRLAVEAIC; translated from the exons ATGTGGACTGAGAACTGGACCGGATG GTTTAAGCAATGGGGTGGTAAAAATCCTCATAGAACAACCGAAGATGTTGCATTTTCTGTTGCAAGATTCTTCCAAAGAGGAGGaacttttaataattattatatg TACCATGGAGGCACGAACTTTGACAGAACCGCAGGTGGTCCATACATCACAACTTCATATGATTATGATGCTCCCCTTGACGAATATG GTAATTTGAGTCAACCAAAATACGGGCATTTGAAACAACTTCATGATGTTCTTCACTCTATAGAGAAAACTCTCACATACGGAAACATCTCCACCATTGACTTTGGAAACTCTGCATCg GCAACAATTTATAAAACCGAAGAAGGATCAAGCTGCTTTTTTGGAAATGGAAATGAAAATTCAGATGCAACAATTAGTTTCCAAGGAGAATCTTACGTTGTCCCGGCTTGGTCAGTTACCATTTTACCGGATTGCAAAAATGAGGCTTATAACACTGCCaag attaccACTCAGACTTCAATGATGGTTAAGAAACCAAATGAAGCTGAGGATACCCCTTCAACTCTGAAATGGTCATGGAGACCAGAGAACATGGACAACTTTCTTTTGAAAGGAAAAGGAGAATCTACACAGACACAACTATTTGATCAGAAAGTAGTCACCAATGACCAAAGTGATTATCTATGGTACATGACTACCGTTAAGTTTAAAAAACGAGATCCGTTTGTGGGTAAAACCATGTCTCTTCGCATCAACAGTACTGCTCATGTCCTTCACGTTTTTGTCAATGGAAACATTATTG GTTATCAACACGCTGAGAATGGAAAATTTAACTATGTATTTGAGAAAGATGTGAAGTTTAAATCTGGTCGTAATGTCATTGCTCTTCTTAGTATAACTGTGGGACTTGCG aacTATGGTGCTTTCTTTGAAAGTAAGCCGGCTGGAATCACTGGACCCATTTTTATTACTGGAATAAATGGTGATGAATCTATAGTTAAGGACTTGTCTGCTCATAAATGGAGCTATAAAACCGGTTTAAATGGGTTTGACAACCAACTCTTTAGAACGGAAGCAATGTCTAAATGGTCAGTTGAAAATGTACCGTTTAACCGAACCATGACTTGGTATAAG GCTACATTCAAGTCTCCCTTGGGAAATGATCCAGTTGTTGTCGATCTTATGGGACTTGGAAAAGGTACAGCTTGGGTCAATGGAAACAACATTGGGCGTTATTGGCCGTCATTCATTTCAAGCGAAAATGGTTGTGATGCAAAATGTAATTATAGAGGTGCTTATCATGCTGAAAAATGTCTGACCAATTGTGGAGAACCCACACAAAGATG GTACCATGTTCCTCGTTCTTTCTTGAATGCAGAAGGAGATAACACACTAGTTTTGTTTGAAGAGATGGGAGGAAACCCATCGCTTGTCAGTTTCCAAACTACTAGAGTAGGAAGTGTTTGTGCTAACGTCTACGAGAAAACAATTATTGAGCTTTCATGCAACAGAAAACCCATTTCTGCCATCAAATTTGCATCCTTTGGTAACCCAGATGGCAATTGTGGATCTTTTGAAAAAGGAACTTGTGAATCAAGTAAAAACACGGCTGATATTCTCACACAAGAATGTGTTGGAAAAGAGAAATGTTCCATTGATGTCTCAACAGAAAAGTTTGGTGCACCAGATTGCAGTGGTGCTCCTAGAAGGCTCGCTGTCGAAGCTATATGTTAA